Proteins encoded together in one Quercus lobata isolate SW786 unplaced genomic scaffold, ValleyOak3.0 Primary Assembly Scq3eQI_1866, whole genome shotgun sequence window:
- the LOC115972993 gene encoding uncharacterized protein LOC115972993: MCVGDFNEIIRQEEKLGRAICNHRKMQLFRDVLDECGFLDLGFVGSRFTWSKHFADDHSIWERLDRGVANANWFLKFSGLEIPLRKKMFRFEKMWLSDVRCAKMVEASWSSYSHEHEDDAIIRKMEQCGKDLTWWNHNIFGNVRKELAKKKELLVVAEMEAQTHRQNARLRALKRRN, translated from the exons ATGTGTGTGGGTGATTTCAACGAAATTATTCGTCAGGAAGAAAAACTTGGTAGAGCAATCTGCAACCATAGGAAGATGCAACTTTTTAGGGATGTGTTGGATGAGTGCGGATttcttgatttgggttttgtgggtaGTAGGTTCACATGGAGTAAGCATTTTGCAGACGACCACTCTATTTGGGAGAGACTTGACCGGGGTGTGGCCAATGCTAACTGGTTTCTTAAATTTTCAG GGTTGGAAATTCCACTCCGGAAGAAGATGTTTAGGTTTGAGAAGATGTGGCTTTCAGATGTACGGTGTGCGAAGATGGTGGAGGCTTCATGGTCATCATATTCCCATGAGCATGAAGACGATGCAATCATTAGGAAAATGGAACAATGTGGTAAAGACCTTACATGGTGGAACCATAATATTTTTGGTAATGTGAGAAAGGAATTGGCAAAGAAGAAGGAGCTTTTGGTGGTTGCCGAAATGGAAGCACAAACACATAGGCAGAATGCACGGCTTAGGGCCcttaaaagaagaaattaa